Proteins encoded in a region of the Pelmatolapia mariae isolate MD_Pm_ZW linkage group LG16_19, Pm_UMD_F_2, whole genome shotgun sequence genome:
- the LOC134644307 gene encoding 14-3-3 protein beta/alpha-1-like produces MARTDLIQKAKLAEQAERYDDMAECMKAVTEMGEELSNEERNLLSVAYKNVVGARRSSWRVISSIGLKTEGCEKKQQMVKEYREKVESELDEICKCVLKLLDDHLIKNASNSESKVFYLKMKGDYYRYLAEVASGENKTNTIESSQQAYQEAFDISKAEMEPTHPIRLGLALNFSVFFYEILNSPEKACELAKQAFDDAIAELDNLQEESYKDSTLIMQLLRDNLTLWTSDNATEEGEGEEGSKPSN; encoded by the exons atGGCTAGAACGGATCTTATCCAGAAAGCCAAGCTGGCAGAGCAGGCTGAGCGCTACGACGACATGGCAGAATGTATGAAGGCTGTTACAGAGATGGGAGAGGAGCTGTCAAACGAGGAGAGGAACCTGCTGTCCGTCGCCTACAAAAACGTGGTTGGGGCGAGGCGGTCCTCATGGAGGGTGATATCCAGCATCGGACTGAAGACCGAGGGTTGCGAAAAGAAGCAGCAGATGGTCAAAGAATATCGCGAGAAAGTGGAATCAGAACTGGATGAAATCTGCAAATGTGTTTTG aAACTGCTGGATGACCATCTAATTAAAAATGCTTCAAATTCAGAGAGCAAAGTCTTCTATCTAAAGATGAAGGGTGACTACTATAGATACCTTGCTGAAGTTGCCAGTGGAGAGAACAAAACAA aTACCATTGAAAGCTCACAGCAAGCATACCAGGAAGCATTTGACATCAGCAAGGCTGAAATGGAACCCACACATCCCATTCGTTTGGGCTTGGCACTTAACTTCTCGGTCTTCTTCTATGAGATCCTGAACTCTCCAGAAAAAGCCTGTGAATTGGCCAAACAG GCATTTGATGATGCTATTGCAGAGCTCGACAATCTACAAGAGGAGTCCTACAAAGACAGCACTCTTATCATGCAGCTCCTCAGAGATAACCTGACA TTATGGACATCAGACAACGCCActgaggagggagagggagaagaggGCTCCAAGCCATCGAACTAA